AGATCCACCGGCACCTGCGGCGGTACATGAACTGGATCCCCGCCGAGTTCGTCGACGCCATGGCGCCTGCCACCGGCTGGGCGGGCACCGAGGACGATCTGGTCGAGTTGCTCGGCAAGTTCGAGGACATCGGCACCGACGAGATCCACCTGATCCCGACGAGCGCCAACATCGACCAGTTGCGCCGGGTGGCCGAAGCGGTGCAGATCTACGCCTGAGCGCCGCGGTGGTGGGAGGGTGATGGCATGACTTCCCCAGACGCCACCGGAACCGGTGGACTCCCGCCAATCGTCTCGCGTACCGAATGGGAAGCGCGTCGCGCCGAACTTCTTGTCCGCGAGAAAGAGCTGACGCGCATGAAGGACGCGGTCAGCGCTGCGCGCCGCCGGTTGCCGATGGTGGAGATCACCGAAAAGGCCACGCGCGACTACGTTTTCGACACCGAGACCGGACCGCTGTCACTACTCGACCTGTTCGACGGCCGGCGGCAGCTCATCGTGCAGCACTTCATGTTCCACCCCGATTGGCCCGAGGGGTGTGTCGGCTGCTCGATGATGGCCGACCACGTCGGCCCGCTGTCACACCTGCACGCCAGGGACACGTCGTTCACGCTGGTGTCCCGCGCGCCGGTGGGTGCGCTGCTGGCATTCCGCGACCGCATGGGCTGGGACCTGCCGTGGGTCTCGTCGGGTGCGACGACGTTCAACGAGGATTTCCACGTCACCGTCGACGGCGAGGAGCACCACGGGATCAGCGTGTTCCTGCGCGACGGTGAGCGGGTGTTCCACACGTGGTCGACGTACCGGCGCGGGGAGGAGCCCTTCATGCTGGTCTTCGATCTGCTCGATCTCACGCCGTACGGACGTCAGGAGACCTGGGAGGACTCGCCGGCGGGATGGCCGCAGCACCCGCCGTACGAGTGGATGCGCCTGCACGACGCCTACTGACCTGCGGGTTGGGTCTCGGATTCGGTGCCGGTCCGGCCGCCGCCGACGACAAGCCGGGGAAGCGGTGATCCCTGTTGACATATTGGTATATGCTGCCTATATCACTGATTCGAGGGAGTGGTTGGTCGCCATGGCAGCGGTTCCCGACGAACTCGTCGACGCCGCCCTGCGCGCCGCCGGTGACCTGGGCCGCGATGTCGCCGACGTCCCCGTCGCGGCGATCGCCCGGCATGCCGGCATTTCGCGAAGCACCCTGCTGCGGCGCCTCGGTGGTTCCCGGTCGGCCCTCGACGACGCCGTGCGCGCACGCGGTACCGATCCGGGAGGCGCACCCCCGGTACGGGTACGCGCGATCGACGCCGCGGCCGGTCTCATCGGCGAGATGGGGTTGGGTGCGGTGACGTTGGAGGCGATCGCCGATCGCGCCGAGTGCTCGGTCCCGAGCCTCTACGCCATCTTCGGCACGCGCGACGGGCTCCTGCGCGAGGTCTTCGAACACCACAGCCCCATCCAGGATGTCGAGGAATTCTTCGGGCAGGATCACGGGGACCTGCATGACACCGTGCGGGGGTTCTACGGCGTGCTGGTGCGCGCACTGGCCCGGCCGCCGCGGGTGACCCCGGCGATCTTCGCCGAAGCGTTCGCGCGGCCGAACAGCCCGGCGGTGCGGACCGTGGTGGGGCACGGCGCACCGCGGATGTTCGGCCTGCTCGCAGGATGGCTCGCGGCCGAGGTCGAGGCCGGGCGGGTGCGGGATCTGCCCATGCTGCTGCTGATTCAGCAGTTGATGGCACCGGCTCTGATGCACGTGTTCACCCGCCCGGCCGCCGAGCACGTCGATCTGGTGCCGGTACCGGATATCGACACCGTGTGCGACGTGCTCGCCGACACCTTCGTGCGCGCCGTCGCCAACCGAGAAAGTGAGCAGCCATGACCGAGAAGACCACCTGCGCCATCGCCGGGGGTGGCCCCGCGGGTATGGTGCTCGCACTACTGTTGGCCCGCGCAGGCATCGAGGTCACGGTGTTCGAGAAACACGCCGACTTCCTGCGCGACTTCCGCGGGGACACCGTGCATCCGGTGACCCTGCGCCTGCTCGACGAGCTAGGCCTGTTCGACAAGTTCGACACGCTGCCGCACAGCCGGGTCGAGCGGGCCCGGTTCCACCTCGGGGGCCGCGAGGTCACCGTCGTCGACTTCGGGCGGTTGCGCCTGCCGCACCGCTACATCGCGCTGGTTCCTCAGTGGGATTTCCTCGACCTGCTCGCCGACGCGTGCCAGGAGGAGCCGACGTTCACGCTGCGGATGCAGACCGAGGTCACCGGGCTGCTGCAGCAGGGCGGCGTGGTCACCGGCGTGCGATACCAGGGCCCCGACGGCCCCGGGGAACTGCGTGCCGATCTCACCGTCGCCTGCGACGGACGGACCTCACTTGTGCGCCGCGCGGCCGGTCTCACCACGCGGGAGTTCCCCGTGCGGTTCGACGTGGCCTGGTTCCGCCTCGACCGGATCAGGGAGACCGCATACCAGCTCACGCCGCGGCTCTCGCCGGGGCTGGCGCTGCTGCTCATCCCGCGGGAGGGCTACTTCCAGGCCGGGTGCTTCCTGCCCAAGGGTGGCGAAGCACAACTACACGCGCGCGGGCTGGACACGTTCCGTGCACAGGTGGCCGAACTGGTGCCCGAGGCGTCGGTGGCCGGCTTGACGTCCTGGGACGACGTCAAGGTGCTGGACGTGCGGGTGAACCGGCTGCGCCGCTGGTACCGCAACGGGCTGCTGTGCATCGGCGACGCCGCGCATGCGATGTCACCGGTCGGCGGGGTCGGTATCAACCTGGCGATCGCCGATGCGGTGGCCACGGCACGCATCGTCGCCGAGCCGCTGCGCACCGGACGGCTCACCGAACGTGACCTGGCCGCGGTCCAGAAGCGTCGATACCTGCCCGCCGTCGTCATCCAGGCCGTCCAGCGGGTCATGCACCGTGGCCTGGTGCGGGCGGTGCTCGGGCGTAACATCACCCCGCCGCCAGAGGCCGCTCTCAGGGTGCTCGGGGCGGTGCTCAGCCGGTTACCCGCCCTGTCGAAGATACCGGCCTATCTGGTGGGCGTGGGCCCGCTGCCCGAGCATGCCCCCGACTTCGCCCGGCGCCCACGCTGATTCGTCGACGAGTTATCGGGCCACGGCGTCGAGGAACTTTGCCACTGTGGTTTTCGTCTCGTTCGGAACCGGAATAAAACTGGCACCGAGTGCATTACACCTAGCGGCGCCGCTCACAGGGAGCGGCGGACCCGAGACCGAGTGGGGTGGTCAGAGGTGTATTCGCAGATGCGGATTTCTCGAATCGTCAAGGCACGCTTCAAGATCGTATCCGGTGTTGTCGGACTTGCGGCAGTGGTCGCGATGGGCGCGTTGGGCGCGACGGCAAGCTATGCGCCCGGTGACACGCCGGGTATCGCCAGTGGCACCATGCAGACCGGTGCCACCATCACCCAGTCGACTGCGGCCAACGCGCCGGAGACGTCAATTGCCAAGCCTTTCTTCACATTCACGACGCCCGAAGGGTTCGCGGTACCGCACTGATCGCACGTCGCTTCAGCCACATGTGGTCCACCAGCAGCGGTGCGGTCCAGCCCAGCCAAGCACCCAATCCGGCCGTGAGCCAGGAGTAATGCTGTTCGTCGCCGCCGAAAACGGTGTCCTGCAACGGTTGTAGCGCGATCACGAACATCGGCGTCCAGAGCCGGTTGGTGATTATCGACAAGGCCAACGTCGCGCTGTACAGCATGCTGCGGCGGTGCGCCAGGAAATCGCGCTGCCGTGCAGCCCAAAGGCCCGCGATCGCCGACCGCAGCCACAGAATTCCCAGAACCATGTTGCTGCAGCCGACGATCGGCCCGAAAGGTGTTGTCACACCGAGCATCAACGCGGTGACGGCGGCCGGTATGGTTGCGGCCGGGTAAGTCTTGCAGAGTCGTCGATGCCAGTGCGGCCCGGCGCAGGCACAGGGGCCGGCCAGAGCTGTGCCGGTATGCAGATCATGGCGACACCGCCGCACATGACGTGCAGCAGCAGAACCGGGTACTGCCACGCGAAGGTGGCGGGCACCCGTGTCTCGCCGACGACGTACGGCGGCAGCGAGTACGTGAGGAACGGAACGCAAGGGTCACCAGGCTGAGCACAACCAGCGGCAGGTGTTGCCGAAGCGATGCGTATGACGTACGCATCGAGGCGTATCCGTCTACGCTGACCGGTGATGTCAGGTCACCGGAGCGAACCGCCCGAGCTGCCCCGCGCGCTCGCGATGCTGTGGGCGGAACGAGAAGCCGGCATCCGGGCGGGGCGGGGGCTCAGCCGGGAACGCATCGTGTCCGCGGCCATCGACCTCGCCGACGCGCACGGTTTCGCGGCGTTGTCGATGGCCCGGCTGGCCGAACGGTTGGACTGCGGCACCATGTCGCTGTACCGGCACGTCGCGAACAAAGACGAGCTGCTGACATTCATGCTCGCCACCGCGCCGGGCCCGCCACCGGCGCCCGACGCCGCCCTGCGCGCGCTCGCAGGCACCGGCCTCGGGTCCCGCGAGCAGGTGGCCGCGGTGATGTCGGTGCTGCACTATGTGCGCGGAGCCGCGGCGATCGAGGTCGAGGCGCCCGAGGCCGAACAGATCACCGCGCGGGACTACGCGTTGCTGCTGCGTCGGCTGGTCACTGCTGAGGCGTTTCCGGCGCTGGCCGCCGTCGTCGAGGCAGGCGCGTTCGACCGTGACGACGCGCGATTCGACGACGATGCGACGTTTCTGGCGGGACTGCACCAGCTGCTCGACGGTATCGGCACGCGCATCGACGCGTAGCGTTGGCCGCCGGGGTGCGCGTGCGTCGAGGCCGCACAGTTAAGTTCAGCTTCGACGATCACGTAGAGCGCTCGCGTTGTTCCTTCCGGCGAGCGCGAAGAGACTCGGGCCGTGACACACCTCGCTGTGACGCGGCGCCGCTTCCTCTCGGGCGTCGCCACGTTGTCCGCTTCGGGGGCGCTGGCTGCCTGCGCTGTACCCGCGCACCGGGCGTCGGTCGGTGCTGACACGGCTCCGAAGGCCGGCGGAGAGATCCTGTACCTCAACGAGAAGCTGATCGACGGTTATCAGCAGCAGCTGACCGGGTCGTGGCATGTCGGCCAGGTGTGGAACCAGGTGGTCGAGCGGTTGTTCTACTACGACGCGCGGGGCAGGTTCCGGCCGCAGCTGGCGACGGGGTACACCGCGAACGCCGACCACACGAAGTTCACGATCGCGATCCGTCAGGGCGTCACCTTCTCCAACGGCGAGCGGCTCGACGCCGCGGCCGTCGCCGCCAACCTGAATCTGCTCGCCAAGGGGGACAAGAACCGGGGCATCACCCGTTCGGCGTACTTTCCGCAAACCTACGACAAGGCCGTGCCCGTCGGCGATTACGACGTCGAGGTCACGCTCGATGAGCCGTTCGGCGACTTCGCCCAGAAACTCGGCGCCTGGACGACGGTGGGCATCCTCGCACCCGCGACCGTCAACGGGAGTCTGCAGGACCAATCCGACCTCGGAAAGGTGTACGGCACCGGGCCGTTCGTCGTCGAATCGTGGGTGCCGAACAAGGAGGTCGTGCTCAAGCGGCGTGACGACTACGCATGGCCGAGGGATGACACATCGCACCGGGGTCCGGCGTACCTCGACCGGGTCGTCGTACAACAGGTCGCCGAGCCGTCGCTGCGCGTCGGTGCGCTGGAAGCCGGGCAGGCCGACATCATCCACTACGTCCAGCCCACAGAGGAGGGTTTCATCGCCGAGGACGGGTTCAACCTGATCGCGCCGAGCTTCTTCGGCAGCGTCTGGGGATTGCAATTGCGCTTGTCCGCACCGTATCTCGACGACATCCGAGTTCGCCGGGCGCTCACACACGGCGTCGACCGCAAGGAGATACTCGACACCAACTACCCGAGCGGAAGATGGTCCGAGGCGATCTCGATCTTCAACTCGGTGGTGCCCGGCACGCTCGATCTGCGCGACCGGTTCGCCTACGACCCCCAGTTGTCGAACCGCCTACTCGACGACGCCGGCTGGTCCGGGCGCGACGCCGAGGGCTACCGGACCAGAAACGGCGAACGCCTCAGCGTGCTGATCTACCCGTCGGTGTTCACCACGACCTCGAAG
This region of Mycolicibacterium goodii genomic DNA includes:
- a CDS encoding DUF899 domain-containing protein, translating into MTSPDATGTGGLPPIVSRTEWEARRAELLVREKELTRMKDAVSAARRRLPMVEITEKATRDYVFDTETGPLSLLDLFDGRRQLIVQHFMFHPDWPEGCVGCSMMADHVGPLSHLHARDTSFTLVSRAPVGALLAFRDRMGWDLPWVSSGATTFNEDFHVTVDGEEHHGISVFLRDGERVFHTWSTYRRGEEPFMLVFDLLDLTPYGRQETWEDSPAGWPQHPPYEWMRLHDAY
- a CDS encoding TetR/AcrR family transcriptional regulator gives rise to the protein MAAVPDELVDAALRAAGDLGRDVADVPVAAIARHAGISRSTLLRRLGGSRSALDDAVRARGTDPGGAPPVRVRAIDAAAGLIGEMGLGAVTLEAIADRAECSVPSLYAIFGTRDGLLREVFEHHSPIQDVEEFFGQDHGDLHDTVRGFYGVLVRALARPPRVTPAIFAEAFARPNSPAVRTVVGHGAPRMFGLLAGWLAAEVEAGRVRDLPMLLLIQQLMAPALMHVFTRPAAEHVDLVPVPDIDTVCDVLADTFVRAVANRESEQP
- a CDS encoding FAD-dependent oxidoreductase translates to MTEKTTCAIAGGGPAGMVLALLLARAGIEVTVFEKHADFLRDFRGDTVHPVTLRLLDELGLFDKFDTLPHSRVERARFHLGGREVTVVDFGRLRLPHRYIALVPQWDFLDLLADACQEEPTFTLRMQTEVTGLLQQGGVVTGVRYQGPDGPGELRADLTVACDGRTSLVRRAAGLTTREFPVRFDVAWFRLDRIRETAYQLTPRLSPGLALLLIPREGYFQAGCFLPKGGEAQLHARGLDTFRAQVAELVPEASVAGLTSWDDVKVLDVRVNRLRRWYRNGLLCIGDAAHAMSPVGGVGINLAIADAVATARIVAEPLRTGRLTERDLAAVQKRRYLPAVVIQAVQRVMHRGLVRAVLGRNITPPPEAALRVLGAVLSRLPALSKIPAYLVGVGPLPEHAPDFARRPR
- a CDS encoding DUF2306 domain-containing protein; the protein is MAVPGSAAARHVRRCRHDLHTGTALAGPCACAGPHWHRRLCKTYPAATIPAAVTALMLGVTTPFGPIVGCSNMVLGILWLRSAIAGLWAARQRDFLAHRRSMLYSATLALSIITNRLWTPMFVIALQPLQDTVFGGDEQHYSWLTAGLGAWLGWTAPLLVDHMWLKRRAISAVPRTLRAS
- a CDS encoding TetR/AcrR family transcriptional regulator, with protein sequence MSGHRSEPPELPRALAMLWAEREAGIRAGRGLSRERIVSAAIDLADAHGFAALSMARLAERLDCGTMSLYRHVANKDELLTFMLATAPGPPPAPDAALRALAGTGLGSREQVAAVMSVLHYVRGAAAIEVEAPEAEQITARDYALLLRRLVTAEAFPALAAVVEAGAFDRDDARFDDDATFLAGLHQLLDGIGTRIDA
- a CDS encoding ABC transporter substrate-binding protein, whose translation is MTHLAVTRRRFLSGVATLSASGALAACAVPAHRASVGADTAPKAGGEILYLNEKLIDGYQQQLTGSWHVGQVWNQVVERLFYYDARGRFRPQLATGYTANADHTKFTIAIRQGVTFSNGERLDAAAVAANLNLLAKGDKNRGITRSAYFPQTYDKAVPVGDYDVEVTLDEPFGDFAQKLGAWTTVGILAPATVNGSLQDQSDLGKVYGTGPFVVESWVPNKEVVLKRRDDYAWPRDDTSHRGPAYLDRVVVQQVAEPSLRVGALEAGQADIIHYVQPTEEGFIAEDGFNLIAPSFFGSVWGLQLRLSAPYLDDIRVRRALTHGVDRKEILDTNYPSGRWSEAISIFNSVVPGTLDLRDRFAYDPQLSNRLLDDAGWSGRDAEGYRTRNGERLSVLIYPSVFTTTSKAGLQLIEQQWRRLGVRLDIKAVDFTNYNAVTAQPKVSLFENHWLAGSSSEAWRWWHSSQGNQFKVNDPALDAVLTDLVQATTDEDRIAASKRVQEYVIDNAYYIPIHEFRQTWGAQRRLEGIQVDGLGLINFYDAWLSS